Proteins encoded in a region of the Nocardia asteroides genome:
- a CDS encoding NAD(P)-dependent oxidoreductase — MTEPGSKPLAGRTMIMSGGSRGIGLEIAKRAAADGADITLIAKTDQPHPKLPGTIHTAAAELEAAGGQVLPFVGDVRIDESVAEAVRQTVERFGGIDIVVNNASAIDLSPTDALPMKKYDLMQDINCRGSFLLSKLSIPHLRESAKAGRNPHILTLSPPLNLDPKWAGMALGYTIAKYGMSLTTLGLAEELKNDGIGVNSLWPRTTIATAAVKNLLGGEEMISTSRTPDIYADAAYLVLTSPGKENSGNFYIDDEVLAAHGITDLDRYRVTPGDGELTTDLFL; from the coding sequence ATGACGGAACCGGGATCCAAGCCGCTAGCGGGCCGGACGATGATCATGTCCGGCGGCAGCCGCGGCATCGGGCTGGAGATCGCCAAGCGGGCCGCGGCCGACGGCGCCGACATCACGCTGATCGCGAAGACCGATCAGCCGCATCCCAAGCTTCCCGGCACCATCCACACCGCCGCCGCGGAGCTCGAGGCGGCGGGCGGGCAGGTACTGCCGTTCGTGGGTGACGTCCGGATCGACGAGTCGGTGGCCGAGGCGGTCCGGCAGACGGTGGAGCGCTTCGGCGGCATCGACATCGTGGTGAACAACGCCTCCGCGATCGACTTGTCCCCCACGGACGCGCTGCCGATGAAGAAGTACGACTTGATGCAGGACATCAACTGCCGGGGCAGCTTCCTGCTGTCCAAGCTGAGCATCCCGCATCTGCGCGAATCCGCGAAGGCGGGGCGCAACCCGCACATTCTCACCCTGTCCCCGCCGCTGAACCTGGACCCGAAGTGGGCGGGCATGGCGCTGGGTTACACCATCGCCAAGTACGGAATGTCATTGACCACGCTGGGGCTGGCCGAGGAACTGAAGAACGACGGCATCGGCGTCAACTCGCTGTGGCCGCGCACCACCATCGCGACCGCCGCGGTGAAGAACCTGCTCGGCGGCGAGGAGATGATCTCCACCTCGCGCACCCCAGACATCTACGCCGACGCCGCCTACCTGGTGCTCACCTCGCCCGGCAAGGAGAACAGCGGCAACTTCTATATCGATGACGAGGTCCTGGCCGCCCACGGCATCACCGACCTGGACAGGTACCGCGTCACCCCGGGCGACGGCGAACTCACCACCGACCTCTTTCTCTGA
- a CDS encoding glycosyltransferase, with amino-acid sequence MDQSAIEAVTETNDRSTAAEAPAALRADHRAPDRLVLQRGIFTGPSARVSDELYAVVKGGAHRERLTLRLDKGATAHTNTYFGRFAASYWQRWTTVTEVRVTMVLDVVAKAKIRLVASDIAGHRRIIDNARVDASGSVTLSAPLDQYVDGGALWLEFDAIGGALGIAELTWTAVAPERVRPVAIAICTFNRAADCAETVAALASDPTVLAAIDAVYVVDQGTDLVENRPRYQEVVPVFEGKLRYLRQPNLGGAGGFTRGLYEVSAVNEHADVILMDDDILCEPETVLRLNAFANLTVEPTLVGAQMLFLLNPDYLNVGAEEVHLHRLRHGQKVPKALRNTSMLKKNQERRVDAGYNAWWTCLIPAEVVAKIGLPIPIFFQWDDVEYGVRAREHGFVTVTLPNAAVWHADFYWKDYDDWARYFSTRNSLIVGSMHAELDGKEISRKLFREMSEQLVAMQYGLVHTTLQGIEDFLEGPKVLRDGGIEALAAARTSRADYPETIKHPAATPPVRSADITLRRAGGEPSRALLVLIKRAINQWLGRTQHGIIGVTREDAYWWHVSLFDHVVVTDASQSGVRVRRRDKARAMRLLRRMVRVLRRLRRELPALQAQYRAAMPELTSRENWERLYGIENSRRDS; translated from the coding sequence ATGGATCAGTCGGCTATCGAGGCCGTTACCGAAACAAACGATCGCTCGACGGCCGCTGAGGCGCCTGCCGCGCTGCGGGCCGACCATCGGGCGCCGGACCGGCTAGTACTGCAGCGCGGTATCTTCACCGGTCCGTCGGCGCGAGTGAGCGACGAGCTGTACGCCGTCGTGAAGGGCGGCGCGCACCGGGAACGCCTCACACTGAGATTGGACAAGGGCGCGACCGCGCACACGAACACCTACTTCGGCCGGTTCGCCGCCAGCTACTGGCAGCGCTGGACCACGGTCACCGAAGTACGGGTCACCATGGTGCTCGACGTGGTCGCCAAGGCGAAGATCCGCCTGGTGGCCTCCGACATCGCGGGCCACCGCAGAATCATCGACAACGCCCGGGTCGACGCGAGCGGCTCGGTGACGCTGAGCGCCCCGCTCGACCAGTACGTCGACGGCGGCGCGCTGTGGCTGGAGTTCGACGCCATCGGCGGCGCGCTCGGCATCGCGGAGCTGACCTGGACCGCCGTCGCGCCGGAGCGCGTTCGCCCGGTCGCCATCGCGATCTGCACCTTCAACCGCGCGGCGGACTGCGCCGAGACGGTCGCGGCGCTCGCCTCCGACCCGACCGTGCTCGCCGCGATCGACGCGGTGTACGTGGTCGACCAAGGCACCGATCTGGTCGAGAACCGGCCGCGCTACCAGGAGGTCGTGCCGGTCTTCGAAGGAAAGCTGCGCTACCTGCGCCAGCCGAACCTCGGCGGGGCGGGCGGCTTCACCCGCGGGCTCTACGAGGTGTCCGCGGTCAACGAGCACGCCGACGTCATCCTGATGGACGACGACATCCTGTGCGAGCCGGAGACGGTGCTGCGCCTCAACGCGTTCGCCAACCTGACGGTCGAGCCGACGCTGGTCGGCGCGCAGATGCTGTTCCTGCTCAACCCCGACTACCTCAACGTCGGCGCGGAGGAGGTGCACCTGCACCGGCTGCGGCACGGCCAGAAGGTGCCGAAGGCGCTGCGCAACACGAGCATGCTGAAGAAGAACCAGGAACGCCGCGTGGACGCTGGCTACAACGCGTGGTGGACCTGCCTCATCCCGGCCGAGGTGGTCGCGAAGATCGGCCTGCCGATCCCGATCTTCTTCCAGTGGGACGACGTGGAGTACGGCGTCCGGGCGCGCGAGCACGGTTTCGTCACCGTCACGCTGCCCAACGCCGCGGTCTGGCACGCGGACTTCTACTGGAAGGATTACGACGACTGGGCGCGCTACTTCAGCACGCGCAACTCGCTGATCGTCGGTTCCATGCACGCGGAACTGGATGGGAAGGAGATCAGCCGAAAGCTGTTCCGGGAGATGTCCGAGCAGCTGGTGGCGATGCAGTACGGATTGGTGCACACCACTTTGCAGGGCATCGAGGACTTCCTCGAGGGCCCGAAGGTGTTGCGTGACGGCGGTATCGAAGCGCTGGCCGCCGCGCGCACCAGCCGGGCCGACTACCCCGAGACGATCAAGCACCCCGCTGCGACGCCGCCGGTCCGCTCGGCGGACATCACCCTGCGTCGAGCCGGTGGGGAACCCAGCCGCGCGCTGCTGGTGCTGATCAAGCGCGCGATCAACCAGTGGCTGGGCCGCACCCAGCACGGCATCATCGGCGTCACCAGGGAAGACGCCTACTGGTGGCATGTCTCGCTGTTCGACCACGTGGTGGTCACCGACGCCTCGCAGTCCGGCGTCCGGGTGCGCAGGCGCGACAAGGCCCGCGCGATGCGGTTGCTGCGCCGCATGGTGCGCGTGCTGCGTCGTTTGCGCCGGGAACTGCCCGCTTTGCAGGCCCAGTACCGCGCCGCCATGCCGGAGCTCACCAGCCGGGAGAACTGGGAGCGGTTGTACGGCATCGAGAATTCCCGACGCGACAGCTGA